The Lactuca sativa cultivar Salinas chromosome 2, Lsat_Salinas_v11, whole genome shotgun sequence genome includes the window cacataataaattaacaaatcaattatctcTTTCtacttaatatattaatcatataatatattaacaaatcatttctttTCTCTCCTAATATAATTTCTTAGCTATTTCTAGTTGCGAGGGCaatccaaaaaggactttgcttttaaCTAAAagaatatatcaatttagttatgagcttacaCACATTAATCCTACATCTAGATCTACAAATTGTTCAATGGTTGAAGCAAATATGTAAGAATCTAGACAGTACTACCCCTAGTATTTCTTGACAATGTAAGCCTCTTCcatcatgtcttccaaggttcGAATGCTACTTACTATGTTGTTGATCTTTGTATAGAACTCATCATGTCTCTTTTTCCTTCACTTCATGATCTTAAACTCAGCCTTACATGACCAACGCCCATGTATATGACTTTAAATGTGTCTAAAGCTTCTTTTGTTGTTTGCTTATCTGTCAAAGACAATAAAATATCTTCAGGATAGCCGGGTAGATGACATCTATTGCCATCTTATCCTTGTTGACACTCATAGCATTCTGAGGGTTATGTGCTTAATCGCTCGTCTGTTGTCACACATCTTAAGCCAACATAAAAACCCTCATGTTGATGTCCCAAGCAGCATAGTTACTTCTTGCTTACATTGGGTAATGGAACAATCGTGGTTCTTTCTTTTGGCCTTCCATGTCGAGGTTGTACTATTTATTCTATAAACATAGTTATCATTTATACCAAATGACATCAAATCAACCTGCAAATTACGTTGATGCACAAGGTTTATGTGTGTGACGTGAAGAACAAAAAGCAACACGGGAAGAACAAGGGAAAAAAAACATGGGAAGCAAAACAAATTACTTGGTATCCAAAGTTTTATTGACAAATTCAAACTAAAAATTAATGTAAAACATCAAACGAATTACCCTATTTATACTAAATGGAAAAAGGGGTCCTGCTAAAGCACAATTACTGGAAATATGGAAAGTTTAGAAACATACCCTTATGCCTAAAAAACCCTTATTGGGAATTATACCAACAAAAATTAGTTGTTAGACATTGTtcttgttttgttgatgattattGTTGCTTTGGCCATAGCAATTCCCCAACATAGTGATTGTTAAATCTCTTTTAGATATCGCACTAGACATAGTGCGAGAGCATGAAGAACTTAGTAGCAGTGGGATTGTACTTGCAGCTTTGGCTCGAAAGACTGATGCATTTGCTGAAATAAAATCTAATATCATCATGAGAACCATAAAATGGGGTAAACATCTCTACTCGTTGATGTTGATTATACATCTTCCATCTCTTATTATTATCATCCATCAATTTTTACTTATTAAATATCTGGCATATATCCTCATTTTGCCTTCTTTTCTGCTTGTTGCATTGAATATTTACAGTCATATGTCCGAAGAGGCAAGCTCGTGAAAAGGAAAGTAAAGCAAAAGCGTTGGAGATACTAAAAACcgtctggtgttatattgctgAGAAGCCTCGGGAAGAAATTGATACCATACTCAGGGGACCCCCTGATCCTCCCGTTAAACGATATGAAAAGCCAGCTTTTGACAAGATAGATGAAGCTCTGCAACTACTAAAACACATGTCTGATAATATTGTCAATATACCTATTGAAATACGTAACATAATCAAAGGACCagttgcaagaaatcttgaaggtCTAGCGGGAAATGTACGTAAAAAGTACTCTTCTAGAGTACTATTTGTTGCCACAGAGGTGGGCAATACGAGATTCGTAGTTGAGCTCATGCGTCTATATCCCGATCTAGCGTGGAAAGTAAATGATAACAATCAAAGTATATTCCATGTTGCTGCCAGACATCGTCAAGCGAATATCTACAACCTATTGCATGAGATAGGCTTAAATAAGGATATGATTATTCCTCTCAAAGATCAAAACGAGGACAATATGTTGCATTTGGTTGCAAGGAGTGTGGAGAGAAAGCGACTTGAAGATGTGTCAGGAGGTGCGTTTCAGATGCAACGTGAACTACTATGGTTCAAGGTACATATTCCTAGCTCATTTCCTCCCCACACTTATAGGCTATCTTTCTTTGACATAAAGTAAGTTAACTAGAGGCATTTATAGGAAGGAATTTAAGATACAACCGACTGATGTTTGTTTTCAATCACTTGTTCTCATGCATGGCGGATATATGTATGACTTTGGGGGCTTTTATGATAATAAATtcattattaatttttatttttttttatattacggTGGTGCCATGGGCTTCATTAGAGTaaactttttttcttttctatatCCAATGTACGTTTTTAAGAGGACAATCAGCCATAAACATGTGTTCTTTGCGATTGGCATGAATATTTTGACACCTCAATCAAATTGATCTACTCGATTTATAATTCTGTATATTTTGTAGGAAGTAGAGAAGATGGTCCTACCTTCTTATCGGGAACGGAAGAACAAAGATGGACTAACACCACGCGAGTTATTCACCAAGGAGCACCAAGATCTAGTTGTAAAAGGTGAGGAATGGATGAAAGGAACAGCTAGTCAATGTATGGTGGTAGCGGCGCTTATTGCCACCATTGTATTTGCTGCAGCTTTTACAGTTCCAGGTGGATACGATCAGACCGATGGTATCCCTTTCTTCCGCAGAAACGTAAGCTTTTTGATTTTCGTGGTGGCAGATGCCATATCTTTGTTCTCATCATCTGCTTCAATACTCACATTCTTATCCATTCTCACTTCTCGTTATGCGGAAGATGATTTCTTGGAATCATTACCTAGAAAACTGATGTTGGGTCTAGCAACACTTTACATCTCAATAACAACCATGATGATTTCTTTTAGTGTTACCTTCTTTGTGCTATACCGTCAACATCTTAAATGGATACCAATCCTTGTCACCGTGATTGCTACCATGCCAGTCCTCCTGTTCGGTGCGTTGCAATATCGTCTCTTAAAAGACGTAATTCACTCCACATATGGTTCTAGCTATGTCTTTCGGTCCAATAATCATCTTTACAATGGAAAATCTAATTGTAACCATCGTTGTTTTCCGTTTCGGATCCCTTTCATTTCAAGATGTACTTCGAAACTATTAAAATTGTTGTAAGATTAACAATTCTACAGAATTGTAATATAATTCAATATTTGTTATAATAATGGTTTTGTTTGATTCTATTATAAGACGACATAAAAACGTGACATTTAATGATTTTGGTTTCGGAAGGCAGTTTGAGCCGGAGGCTTGTGGTTGGGAAGACAAAAAAAAGTATATTGACTCTTTACATTCTTAAATAAATCCTCtttaatcaaataaataaatcCCCCTCACAGTCCCACGACTTGATTTACATTTACCGTCCCATATAACGGTGCACTTCCCTGGTATTTTATACCAACTGGGAATGTGCCCTTGTTTATGTCATGGCTTCTCACACACCTGTGCGACATGCAATATATTCATCTGCATGTGACTCCAACAGTTGTAATTCATCCAATTGACACCACAATGTATGTACACTATTGGGCATCAATTTCAACAAGAATCCAAGATTTAATACCTATATTTCAGCTAAATTCATTAGCTGTAACCACTAACCAGGGCTCTTGATTTAAACATGCGTACAATTATTTAGCGATGAGGAGAATCCCTTAAGCTGCAGGCCATCGAAATTATGGTTGCTTCACACGATCATCAAAACCTTGTCCAGATCGAATTGATGGTAACTTCGGTTTAACATTTTACTCATTTAATTATTGGTGGTAACTTCTGTTTGCTATTTTACTCATTTATTTGTTAGATGCAATGGTGGATCTGCCGTCGAGCAGTCAAGTGGGGTGTACATTGATCATTGACCAGAAGTCAACTAGCAGAGTCTCTATGTCTGTTATTCTGTTAAATATATGTTATATAAATCCCCCTGTTCAAATTAGAAATGGTAACGGGACGGGTTCGAGTCGGGACAGCCAATCCAATTCCCAACGGATATCGTATTGGGAGCCCCGTCGGGGATAAATCTTTCTTGAAACCCAATTTCGATAGCTAACCAATATTGTAAAAATAAGTTAAAGAAACAAAATATTATTGGTTAAAAACAATTTAAACTTAGTTTAAACCCGGTACGAAGAACAAAACTTAAAAGAGCATTGTGTGTGCATTCCAACAATGTGTCAAGCATCCTTTTTATAgtgatctccctctccctttgTTTCTTTAATGAGGCGATGATGCACATAGGAATGAGAAAGAAATTTTTGGATAATGGTGGGAGTGGGACAAAGTATTTTCATAAGGGGACCAACAATCCGGTAAGAAATTTATTTTGGTAGTAGTTAAAAGAAAATTACGGTATATTTTTTTGAAGAACAAAACAAATGTATCATTAGATGAATAGAAAATATCATGATTCAAAAACAAATTCCCTAAAAGACACATCTATGATTCATTTTTTCgtgattttgttgatattcattaaaataatttttttcttaatttactaaaaaatgaataataaagatgtttttttgagaattttttcttctAAATCATTTTACTTTTGAATCATCTCAtgatttattttgtttgtttattaaaaaaatatgtatataaaaaatttcttacattcttaccaaaaattttcttcttatttgatcttgcttatatatatatatatatatatatatatatatatatatatatatatatatatatatatatatatatatatatatatatatatatatatatatatatatatatatatatatatatacaaaattgcaaaaatggtctatATGCTATATATTTTTTCTGAGGTTTAATCCAAACTTCATATTTTTTGGCTTTATaatccttttgagctagtttcattACATTTTTTGTCCTTCTGAATAGTAAAATGACTGTAATACCCCTGTGGTATTTATTTTCCAAttttcttccatttctttttaaatctaatactcatttatttattttaataattaataaaataataaggggccactctctctctctctctctctcaacttcaACAAAAAGGCAAATCACTCATTCTCTCTCACACCATCATCATGACCAAAATCGACTCCCTCCGTCGACGACAACAACACAAACAtaagaaaccctagttttcgATGACCAAGAAGATCATGACTTAGAATCTTCATTCCCTTCGTACACTCAGACTCTTCCTCCCCCTTCGCAGTCCAACACGGCCGTCTCAAAACGAGACATTTTCTCCTCCTCAATCTTCCATCCCAACTTAAACCCTTGGTCAAGAAATGTGGTTTGGTTTCAAGAAAGACGCTAGAGACATGAGGGAAATTTCGGCGATTGATGTCTACAAAGGCTTGTTGGGGGATAAAGCTCAATTAAGCATATACGATCCACATGTAGATTTCTTCTAAAAACCCTAAAGCATCTCCTCTTTAATCTCAAAATCAAAACCACAAACGATTTCTTACCCGATTAATCCCTTCTGAAAATCCTAAAGCACTTTTGTACCATCATTAGGTGAATTCCGTGACCCATAATATTGGTGGTGGCACATTCATGATCGCCTAATTCACAGTGGAGTTTCACAACATCATCACAATCATGACGGTAACCTTTTCATTGACCCATCATCATCTTTATCATAAAGAAAATGGAATCCCAGATTTTTGGATGCGGGTTTGATCGGGAAAGGCAGTGGCGGAGTAGGAGGATTGTGATCAGGGTAAGGATGGTAAGAGTTTCAACTAGAATGGAATCCCTTCACTCTCTTTTCTCAAAAATAGATCGAGCTctcatttatttttatatttcctGAATAACACCAGGTTCAGTCCTCCATCTTTAATCAATCGTAATCCTTCCTTCTTTTCGAATTTTATGTTGCGGATTTATTAGTTCAAGGTCAGATTTAGTGTTGTAGATGTAGACGATGGACCTTGATTCAAGATTTGTGTGTAAGATTGGTTACCGATGGTAGTGGATATACAGATGGTTGTCGGCGGTGGTAGATATGACGTTGGTCGGAGGTGGTGTGTAAAAACACAATCACAAAATGTAGGGTATGATGGTTGATTCAAGGCTTTCCGGTTTCCACAttctttgagagagagagagagagagagaaaaaaaatagAAGGTGGGCCCTctctttatttattaattattaaaatagataaatatatattaaattaaaaaaatgaaagaaaaatgaaaaataaacacaTGAGGGGCATTACAGTCATTTCAGTTTAACGAGGAACCAAGTATGCATCGAAACTATATTAAAagaaccaccaatccaaaaaagtcaagGTTTAAACCAAAACTCATAAGAATGTATACTACagggactatatatatatatatatatatatatatatatatatatatatatatatatatatatatatatatatatatatatatatatatatatatatatatatatatatagggaagagttatatggaaaatgaatgataagtgcaacacatatttgaaccaatgaaaacatgacaacacattaCTTCCATAATAAcctccacaatacattacttgtgaagaaagaaatggacatgtgtcatttgattattggttccggtagatattgccctagttatttgttttccatagaactcattcctatatatatatatatatatatatatatatatatatatatatatatatatatatatatatatatatatatatatatatatatatatatatatatatatatatgtaaaagtgaTTATACCTCGTATAAGCATAGATACTTAATTTTAATACTACGTCGTTTTTAGCCCAAAAAAAACCAGgtttccttttattttttgttttacgcCTTGAGTTCACGTTTCTCGCTTCTTCTTCCTCAAGACGTAGAGACTTACGAGCATGTTAGATAAATCGCCGGTTTTCGCCCCTTATATCATCAGAAATTGTGTGCCAGATTGTTCTCATTTTTCAGGTAAGAATAATCCCAGAGAAAATCACGTCATGGTGGAGAATATCTTAGAACTCGAAGTCGCAAACCAATCGTCAAAACAAACCAGGTTAATCTAATTCGAGTTGCAGCAGTAAGCAATGACGTTTAATGCAGTATAGTAGAAGAAGCTTGGACGACGGGTAGGGTAAAAGAAACTGAGGCGAATTAAACATTTTTCAACCTGAATCGCATGTGAAATTCCTACTCCATCTATTCGATTTTCTAAAACCTAAGTGGTAACAGATTTTATTTGAAATTCCTTGCCAATTTGGCATTTTTTTGGTATTTGCAATTGACTTTGTAATTTGCCATCCCTCTTACATATTTAGATGGTCAAAATTTTGGTTAAATTGTGTTAATGAGAATTGTTCAATTCAACGAAGTTTCAATGCCTAttaggtgtttgatgaaatgtcggATAAGTATTTTTGACCAATGGTTGCTCAACAACCATATACATGGACTGTTATTTCAGTGGCTTTAATTTATGTTAATTTATGGAGGTGAAGATGATGTTCTTCAACCTTTTCTTCCCTTTTCTTCTCGTCTTGTAGCCATAGACTACATTGTTTGTGATGAGAGTGATTCTTTGTCAGTAGCAACAATGGGAACATGCCAAAAAGCCTTGTGTAAGGTATTTTATTTAGCACACAAGTATTTTATTTAACTCTATTTCAATTGTATCATATTCCAATGTtgtgtatttatttatttgtttgtttaaaGGAGATACACAGGACATAAAAGAACGATTAGGCTAAATGCAAAGATGTTTGAGTGCTTTATTCTTGCAAAGAGAGAAG containing:
- the LOC111902593 gene encoding uncharacterized protein LOC111902593 — translated: MAQTGVQLAPIDEQKSLTHEQQQEIRISVASQRRSKPIPDLLNGTSKENMKIAIPLYEASISGDWKAAKEILDKRPELVRYSVTGNNETALHVAASTKSTKQAEQFVENLMTKMEKEDLELKNNSSNTALCLAAAVGNVKMVELMVKKCRALVAITGSGGMTPLYMAALFGHSEVVKYLYKNSQKLRDDYWTPQNRGWLLQKCVENDMFDIALDIVREHEELSSSGIVLAALARKTDAFAEIKSNIIMRTIKWVICPKRQAREKESKAKALEILKTVWCYIAEKPREEIDTILRGPPDPPVKRYEKPAFDKIDEALQLLKHMSDNIVNIPIEIRNIIKGPVARNLEGLAGNVRKKYSSRVLFVATEVGNTRFVVELMRLYPDLAWKVNDNNQSIFHVAARHRQANIYNLLHEIGLNKDMIIPLKDQNEDNMLHLVARSVERKRLEDVSGGAFQMQRELLWFKEVEKMVLPSYRERKNKDGLTPRELFTKEHQDLVVKGEEWMKGTASQCMVVAALIATIVFAAAFTVPGGYDQTDGIPFFRRNVSFLIFVVADAISLFSSSASILTFLSILTSRYAEDDFLESLPRKLMLGLATLYISITTMMISFSVTFFVLYRQHLKWIPILVTVIATMPVLLFGALQYRLLKDVIHSTYGSSYVFRSNNHLYNGKSNCNHRCFPFRIPFISRCTSKLLKLL